A stretch of the Halictus rubicundus isolate RS-2024b chromosome 16, iyHalRubi1_principal, whole genome shotgun sequence genome encodes the following:
- the Ziz gene encoding dedicator of cytokinesis protein Ziz isoform X2, which translates to MSERKFTRGLGKPGMAAQLRETVSQVVRESTVQSKPHLVEPIDFESFVLKNKTLLQNDPQRELLLYPQDDVSQVVLPRRYRTLTPTVPQVSDNDEGGENLLTKECLRSYTSNWNLIHYKYSAYSGTYLELPKIAKTDDLKDEIYEIDTEVDQVDEESTKSNGITKEGYLMKGPEIGSSDRMFAHIGSKSFKRRFCHLRQEVDGTYILEFFKDEKKGEAKLTIVMDFCTEVARNPKRGRYCFELRMSGTHKSYTLASDNEADMQDWLLKLSSVLQHYKQQEEKRAASLERACNTPPPSPQPMQVYGTLKGLEQSMNPQLIKYSRETDTSIALVRRENRKRLFSIYPHIPHSKQQPGSSNEQNVDPFKEQFGHRIFVKCESLKFRLQAPIDEKESLCQVEPYQTTLSLYDARNGRKLAENFHFDINHEVVQGMIKELSPVGIMSESTDNIKLADDLKNIPLDWIKYPKQAIFSISNPHPDIFLVVRIDKILQGNICQTSEPYLRATKDPRLGLKVHKQVRACCQRLGNYRMPFAWAARPLFRLYSNELDTSSDFPAIYRQEGNKIKDEELLKLLSEYRKPEKLSKLTVIPGWLKIKIESITELPENTLSTSLAALKPFPLPPTSEPTLEVAEFECTSEKDVHPYTTYINHLYVYPQTLYFDTQKIFTRARNIACIVELRDEDSENATPLRCIYGRPGAPLLCLRACCSVLHHNAVPSWHEEIKIRLPTKLHSKHHLLFSFYHISCDMNKKKENGVENCVGYAWSPLLHKGRLNVDMDMNVHTLPVATHLPPGYLSIQPLGLGKGNAGPEITWIDSQRPVFTVVFQLISTVFTRDVHLHNLFAHMERILDTTQGAIPADSETCKILKAAHAVQLVTVITFLPTILNQLFTLLTHTMNEEVGLFIIRVLIHFINMVHEAGRKETLQAYIKFVFVSPTQGNGSVTVHEQLGKHLPTLLQPSNTDFLVVNKFMHHSSFFFEIMIKSMAQHLLATGRIKMHRNERFSKEYHEKIKSLVDVIMPYLMTKYKEMPVETHELNKSLAQFLKRCLTFMDRGFVFCLINSYMDNFSPGDPRTLHDFKFTFLQIICSHEHYVSFNLPMMQSRITSKEDTESDPECDDLINEYCLSEDFCKHHFLVGLLMQEVKTSLNEIVQIRKVAIATLRDLMAKHELDDRYQNKGQLSRIASVYIPWLGIVLENLHRLQSVHDSSKTEAKQNGTNRISTSSSFLANKDTSSVTTATGTPKSIHRLTVNLDTQSPIRASLHLRDSTYFAAIAGQGLVNGYSCTSIESDTSTISGASQSNISQETTIVMREPIENGTGEKKRHSRSLSVTQSSSRCDKLQSSEVKDILLCFLFVIKYLGDHQVIAWWQQCSDLEILNFFSVIEMSLYHFKYIGKRQITTNVTNNSGKPRTVKAMTLPARMAPPDFSSEGPATSTLQPHNNTLRENLVENDTGKVHQVLLEANMATEVGLIALDCLGLFCLHFKDVLLATNGDNPIMQKVFNIYLSFLQVGQSETLLRHVFASFRAFLNNYSIILFQGNAVLCGRLCYELLRCCNSKLSSIRQESCALVYLLMRSNFEFTSRKGLTRVHLQVIISVSQMLGNVIGLNNSRFQESLSLINSYASSDKVMKGTGFPVEVKDLNKRIRTVLMATAQMREHNNDPEMLVDLQHSLANSYASTPELRYTWLETMARNHARDGNFSEAACCHLHIAALMAEYLKLKKVHTWGAEAFDKISENISRDECSLKLDAGVQDIHYNEYLLLEQLEVCAEMLEKAERFELLGHLYRLIVPIYEEKRNYEALANCYSHLAQACNKIVEVTKSGKRLLGRFYRVAFFGSAYFEDENGQEYIYKEPKVTSLSEISERLNRLYSDKFGAENVKMIMDSVPIDVTELDQKFAYIQVTHVTPYFEKYELETRQTEFEQNHNVACFMFETPFTKEGKARGNPEDQWKRRTILTTQYSFPYIKKRILVSEKRIMELSPIEVALDEMRQRVQELEDVALIGPTDVKKLQLRLQGSICVTVNAGPLAYASAFLDPALSPQYPDDKVEELKDVFREFVKICYTALQINSKLITSDQHEYQEVLRENYQKLCQSLSSLLGEPIWPDDQVCNFKRNSAALFSAISGANNHTSTA; encoded by the exons ATGAGCGAAAGGAAGTTTACTCGCGGCTTAGGTAAACCAGGCATGGCAGCTCAATTGCGAGAGACTGTCTCCCAGGTAGTACGCGAGAGTACCGTACAG AGCAAACCACATTTAGTAGAACCCATAGATTTCGAAAGTTTTGTATTAAAGAATAAAACTTTATTACAAAATGACCCTCAAAGAGAACTTCTACTTTATCCTCAGGACGACGTCTCT CAAGTAGTATTGCCCAGAAGATACCGTACTCTTACGCCAACAGTACCGCAAGTTTCAGATAATGATGAAGGAGGGGAGAATCTTCTTACAAAGGAATGTTTACGAAGTTATACATCCAACTGGAACCTGATACATTATAAATATTCCGCTTATAGTGGAACTTATCTTGAATTGCCTAA aatagcAAAAACCGACGATTTGAAAGATGAGATATATGAAATCGATACTGAAGTAGACCAAGTTGACGag GAGTCAACAAAGAGTAATGGAATCACGAAAGAGGGCTATCTGATGAAAGGACCAGAAATTGGAAGCAGCGACCGAATGTTTGCACATATTGGCtcaaaatcatttaaaagacgCTTTTGCCACCTTAGACAAGAAGTTGATGGCACATATATTCTCGAGTTTTTTAAAGATGAAAAAAAAGGCGAAGCAAAATTAACGATAGTTATGGATTTTTGTACTGAAGTTGCGAGGAATCCGAAACGTGGAAGGTACTGTTTCGAATTAAGAATGAGCGGGACTCATAAATCGTATACTTTAGCGTCAGATAACGAGGCGGACATGCAGGATTGGTTATTAAAGTTGAGCTCAGTATTGCAGCATTATAAACAACAGGAAGAAAAGCGCGCTGCGTCGTTGGAAAGAGCGTGCAATACACCTCCTCCCTCGCCTCAACCTATGCAG GTTTATGGAACATTGAAAGGCTTAGAGCAGAGCATGAATCCACAATTGATTAAATATTCCAGAGAAACTGATACAAGTATAGCATTAGTCAGGCGTGAAAATCGTAAACGATTGTTTagtatttaccctcatattcCACACAGTAAGCAACAGCCAGGAAGTTCGAATGAGCAGAACGTGGATCCATTCAAAGAGCAATTTGGACACAGGATTTTTGTGAAATGCGAAAGTCTTAAATTTAGATTACAAGCACCTATAGATGAGAAGGAGTCATTGTGTCAGGTGGAACCGTATCAAACAACGCTGAGCCTTTACGATGCAAGAAATGGTAGAAAACTTgccgaaaattttcattttgatatCAATCATGAAGTTGTCCAAGGAATGATAAAAGAGTTGAGTCCTGTGGGTATTATGTCAGAATCTACGGATAATATAAAATTAGCAgatgatttaaaaaatatacctTTAGACTGGATCAAATATCCGAAACAG GCCATATTTAGTATTAGTAACCCTCATCCCGATATATTCTTGGTCGTAAGAATAGATAAAATATTACAAGGAAATATATGCCAAACTTCAGAACCATATTTGAGAGCTACAAAAGATCCACGGTTAGGTTTAAAAGTTCACAAACAAGTTAGAGCTTGTTGCCAAAG ACTGGGTAATTACAGAATGCCTTTTGCTTGGGCTGCCAGACCTTTGTTTCGATTATATAGTAATGAACTAGATACGTCATCCGATTTTCCAGCAATATATAGGCAagaaggaaataaaataaaggaTGAGGAATTGCTGAAACTTCTTTCAGAGTACAGAAA GCCTGAAAAACTTAGTAAATTGACTGTGATACCAGGatggttaaaaataaaaattgagtcaATTACAGAACTACCTGAAA ACACACTATCTACGTCCTTAGCAGCTTTAAAGCCATTCCCATTGCCGCCTACTTCGGAACCGACTCTTGAAGTGGCAGAGTTCGAGTGTACTTCGGAAAAAGATGTCCATCCTTATACGACATACATTAATCACCTTTACGTTTATCCCCAAACTCTATATTTCGATactcaaaaaatatttacgaGAGCCAGAAACATTGCATGCATCGTTGAACTACGAGACGAAGATAGTGAAAATGCTACACCTTTGAGG TGTATATACGGAAGACCCGGTGCTCCGCTTTTATGTCTACGGGCGTGTTGCTCGGTTTTACATCACAATGCTGTTCCTTCATGGcatgaagaaattaaaatacgACTGCCAACGAAACTGCATTCGAAACATCACTTGCTCTTCTCCTTCTATCACATAAGTTGTGACATGAACAAGAAAAAGGAGAACGGAGTCGAAAATTGTGTTGGTTATGCATGGTCCCCCTTACTACATAAAGGAAG ACTGAATGTGGATATGGATATGAACGTACATACTCTACCAGTAGCGACACATTTACCTCCGGGATATCTTTCAATACAGCCTCTTGGGTTAGGAAAAGGG aatgCAGGACCAGAAATCACATGGATCGATTCTCAACGACCAGTATTCACAGTAGTGTTCCAATTAATTTCCACTGTATTCACGCGCGACGTGCATTTGCATAATTTATTTGCCCATATGGAACGAATCCTGGACACAACACAGGGAGCAATACCAGCGGATTCGGAAACATGCAAAATATTAAAAGCTGCTCATGCAGTACAGCTGGTTACTGTTATTACATTTCTTCCTACTATTTTGAACCAACTGTTCACGTTACTAACGCATACCATGAACGAAGAGGTCGGATTATTTATAATTAGAGTTTTAATACACTTCATAAATATGGTACACGAAGCTGGTAGAAAGGAAACTCTCCAAGCTTATATTAAG TTCGTTTTTGTATCGCCAACACAAGGAAACGGCAGTGTTACAGTTCACGAACAGTTGGGAAAGCATCTTCCTACATTGTTGCAGCCTAGTAATACTGATTTTCTTGTAGTAAATAAATTTATGCACCACTCCAGCTTCTTTTTTGAAATAATGATCAAAAGTATGGCACAACATTTACTTGCAACGGGTAGAATAAAG ATGCACAGAAACGAAAGGTTCTCCAAAGAATATCATGAAAAAATCAAGAGCTTGGTAGACGTTATTATGCCATATCTTATGactaaatacaaagaaatgccCGTTGAAACACACGAGTTGAACAAAAGTCTCGCACAATTTTTGAAA cGATGTCTCACGTTCATGGACCGTGGATTTGTTTTCTGCCTAATCAATTCATATATGGACAACTTTTCCCCTGGTGATCCACGTACATTACACGACTTCAAATTCACATTTCTGCAAATAATCTGTTCGCACGAACATTATGTATCCTTCAATTTGCCAATGATGCAATCACGAATCACCTCCAAAG AAGATACAGAGAGTGATCCAGAATGTGATG ATTTAATTAATGAGTACTGTTTATCTGAAGATTTCTGTAAACATCACTTTTTGGTTGGGTTGTTAATGCAAGAGGTCAAAACGTCTTTgaatgaaattgtacaaattcGAAAAGTGGCGATAGCTACGTTAAGAGATTTAATGGCGAAACATGAACTCGATGATAGATATCAGAATAAG GGTCAATTAAGTAGAATAGCGTCCGTTTATATACCATGGCTGGGGATTGTATTGGAGAATTTGCATCGGCTGCAATCTGTGCACGATAGCAGTAAAACAGAAGCTAAGCAAAATGGAACCAACAGAATATCAACCAGTAGCTCATTCTTAGCGAACAAAGATACTAGTAGCGTCACAACAGCTACCGGAACTCCAAAGTCAATTCACAG GCTCACTGTCAATTTGGATACACAGTCTCCGATAAGAGCGTCCCTGCATTTACGAGATTCTACATACTTTGCGGCCATAGCAGGCCAGGGTTTAGTCAATGGATATTCGTGTACTAGCATAGAATCGGATACGTCAACCATATCTGGTGCCTCGCAGTCAAATATATCCCAAGAAACTACAATTGTGATGCGTGAACCGATTGAAAATGGCACTGGTGAGAAGAAGAGACACTCGCGGTCCCTAAGCGTTACACAGTCCTCCTCAAGATGCGATAAATTGCAGTCGTCCGAAGTGAAGGACATTCTGCTTTGTTTCTTATTTGTTATCAAATACTTGGGCGACCATCAAGTTATTGCTTGGTGGCAGCAATGCAGCGATCttgaaattttgaactttttctcAGTGATAGA gaTGAGTCTTTATCACTTCAAGTATATTGGAAAGAGGCAAATCACCACAAACGTGACAAACAATTCTGGCAAACCTCGAACAGTGAAGGCGATGACATTGCCAGCTAGAATGGCGCCTCCTGATTTTTCCAGTGAAGGACCAGCTACCAGCACATTACAACCCCATAACAACACTCTTAGAGAAAATCTTGTCGAAAATGACACTGGGAAAGTCCATCAAGTTTTATTAGAAGCAAATATGGCAACAGAAGTTGGTCTTATCGCATTAGATTGTTTAGGATTGTTCTGCCTCCATTTTAAG GATGTACTTTTAGCAACGAACGGGGATAATCCTATTATGCAAAAAGTTTTCAATATATATTTATCATTCTTACAAGTTGGTCAGTCGGAAACTTTGTTACGCCACGTTTTCGCCAGCTTTAGAGCTTTCCTAAACAATTACTCTATAATTCTTTTCCAAG ggAATGCAGTTCTTTGCGGGCGTCTGTGTTACGAGCTACTGCGCTGTTGTAACAGTAAATTAAGTTCCATTAGACAGGAGTCTTGCGCATTGGTTTACCTGCTTATGAGAAGTAATTTTGAGTTTACCAGTCGAAAGGGTTTGACTAGAGTTCACTTGCAA GTAATAATCTCTGTTTCGCAAATGCTTGGAAACGTGATTGGATTGAATAATTCAAGGTTTCAAGAATCATTGTCGTTGATAAACAGCTATGCTTCGTCTGACAAAGTAATGAAAGGTACAGGTTTCCCAGTAGAAGTGAAAGATCTCAATAAAAGAATCCGGACTGTTCTAATGGCGACCGCGCAAATGAGAGAGCACAATAATGATCCAGAAATGTTAGTTGACCTGCAACACAGTTTAGCCAACTCTTACGCCAGTACGCCGGAATTGAGATATACTTGGTTGGAAACTATGGCTAGAAATCATGCTAGGGATGGAAATTTTTCAGag GCTGCTTGCTGCCATTTACATATTGCCGCATTAATGGCCGAATacttgaaattgaaaaaagttCACACGTGGGGCGCAGAGGCGTTCGACAAAATCTCCGAGAACATTTCTAGGGACGAGTGCAGTCTCAAACTCGATGCTG GGGTACAAGATATTCACTATAACGAGTACCTACTCCTTGAACAATTGGAAGTCTGTGCCGAAATGTTAGAAAAGGCAGAAAGATTCGAGTTGCTTGGGCACCTCTACCGTTTAATAGTTCCTATCTACGAAGAGAAACGAAACTATGAAGCTCTAGCGAATTGTTATTCACACTTAGCACAGGCGTGTAATAAAATCGTGGAAGTTACTAAATCCGGAAAGAGGCTTCTTGGGAGGTTTTATAGAGTTGCATTTTTCGGTTCG GCGTACTTCGAAGACGAGAACGGACAAGAGTACATTTACAAAGAGCCAAAAGTCACGTCTTTGTCAGAAATTTCCGAGCGTCTGAATCGTTTATATTCCGATAAGTTTGGCGCAGAAAATGTTAAAATGATCATGGACTCCGTGCCGATTGATGTAACCGAATTAGATCAAAAATTTGCGTACATTCAAGTAACTCACGTGACACCTTATTTCGAGAAGTACGAATTGGAAACCAGGCAAACCGAATTCGAACAGAATCATAACGTGGCGTGTTTCATGTTTGAAACTCCGTTCACTAAGGAAGGGAAAGCAAGGGGTAATCCAGAGGATCAATGGAAGCGGAGAACGATTTTAACGA CGCAATATTCGTTTCCGTACATCAAAAAGCGAATTTTGGTGTCTGAGAAACGGATAATGGAGCTCAGTCCAATAGAAGTGGCACTGGATGAAATGCGGCAACGTGTTCAAGAATTAGAGGATGTAGCCCTTATTGGCCCAACTGATGTGAAAAAATTACAGTTAAGACTACAAGGAAGTATATGCGTTACAGTGAATGCCGGGCCACTTGCGTACGCTTCTGCGTTCTTAGATCCTGCGTTGTCCCCGCAATACCCAGATGACAAAGTCGAGGAACTAAAGGATGTTTTTAG GGAATTTGTTAAGATATGTTACACGGCTCTCCAAATAAATAGTAAGTTGATTACATCCGATCAGCACGAGTATCAGGAAGTATTACGTGAGAATTACCAGAAACTTTGTCAAAGTTTATCGTCGTTACTCGGAGAACCTATTTGGCCTGATGATCAAGTTTGTAATTTCAAGCGCAACAGCGCTGCTTTGTTTAGTGCTATCAGTGGTGCTAATAATCATACAAGTACAGCTTAA